The following are encoded in a window of Brettanomyces bruxellensis chromosome 9, complete sequence genomic DNA:
- the FUM1 gene encoding fumarase fum1 has product MAKRIETDAFGEIEVPSEKYWGAQTERSHRNFKIGGEKARMPEPVIQSFGIQKKAAAIVNTELGILDPKLSDAIQQAATEVAEGKLDEHFPLVVFQTGSGTQTNMNANEVISNRAIEILGGKMGTKKPVHPNDHVNMSQSSNDTFPTVMHIAALTQIERNLLPAMEKLRDSLNKKSDEFKDIIKIGRTHLQDATPLTLGQEFSGYVAQLDNGIRRVRTASESLRFLAQGGTAVGTGLNTKKGFAEKMAEQITKLTGVQFYTAPNKFEALAAHDAIVEVSGALNTVAVSLFKIAQDIRYLGSGPRCGYHEISLPENEPGSSIMPGKVNPTQNEAMTMVCAQVFGNNSTITFAGASGQFELNVFKPVLIANLLSSVRLIGDTCDSFRLHCVDGIKANKDRINYLMQQSLMLVTALSPKIGYDKASKIAKNANKKGLTLKQSALELGFLTEEQFDATVKPENMLGPKN; this is encoded by the coding sequence ATGGCCAAGAGAATAGAAACAGATGCATTCGGTGAAATCGAGGTTCCCAGCGAAAAATACTGGGGAGCTCAAACCGAACGTTCACACCGTAACTTCAAAATTGGAGGTGAGAAAGCGCGGATGCCAGAGCCTGTGATCCAATCATTTGGAATTCAGAAGAAAGCTGCTGCTATTGTGAATACAGAATTAGGAATACTGGATCCAAAGCTTTCAGATGCAATTCAGCAGGCAGCAACCGAGGTGGCTGAAGGAAAGCTGGATGAGCATTTTCCACTTGTTGTTTTCCAGACTGGATCTGGAACTCAGACAAATATGAATGCCAATGAGGTGATCTCTAACAGGGCAATTGAGATTCTTGGAGGAAAGATGGGTACGAAGAAGCCCGTGCATCCAAATGACCACGTGAACATGTCTCAGTCTTCCAATGATACATTTCCAACTGTGATGCACATCGCTGCGCTGACGCAGATCGAGAGGAACCTCTTACCCGCAATGGAGAAGCTTAGGGATTctttaaacaaaaaatctGACGAGTTTAAGgacatcatcaaaatcgGCAGAACACATCTCCAAGATGCAACTCCCTTGACTTTGGGACAGGAGTTTTCTGGATACGTTGCTCAGCTTGATAATGGAATCAGACGTGTGCGTACAGCCTCCGAGTCCCTTAGATTCTTGGCTCAAGGTGGAACTGCTGTGGGTACTGGATTGAATACAAAAAAGGGCTTTGCGGAGAAGATGGCTGAGCAGATCACAAAATTAACTGGCGTTCAGTTCTATACCGCACCAAACAAGTTTGAGGCTCTTGCTGCACATGATGCAATTGTAGAAGTATCTGGAGCTTTAAACACTGTCGCTGTTTCGTTGTTCAAGATCGCACAAGATATTAGATACCTTGGATCTGGTCCAAGATGCGGATACCATGAGATTTCCCTTCCAGAAAACGAACCTGGTTCGTCTATTATGCCGGGAAAAGTCAACCCAACTCAGAACGAGGCCATGACTATGGTTTGTGCCCAGGTGTTTGGCAATAATAGTACCATTACTTTTGCAGGGGCCTCTGGCCAGTTCGAATTGAACGTGTTTAAACCTGTTTTGATTGccaatcttctttcttccgtCAGATTGATCGGTGATACATGCGATTCCTTCAGACTACATTGTGTTGATGGCATTAAGGCCAACAAGGACAGAATTAACTATCTAATGCAGCAATCATTGATGCTCGTTACTGCCTTGAGCCCTAAGATCGGCTACGATAAGGCTTCCAAGATTGCGAAAAACGCCAATAAAAAGGGTCTTACCTTAAAACAATCCGCATTGGAGCTTGGCTTCCTAACAGAGGAACAGTTTGATGCTACTGTCAAGCCAGAGAACATGCTAGGACCAAAGAATTGA
- a CDS encoding uncharacterized protein (MEROPS:MER0000496~BUSCO:EOG09260RRN) produces MLRASSLTTRRGANLMLKAVPLIVRSSTTLALRRYASGLSNFQSRAVLSKVLSQESSQGRLSFKGGNFFTPFNAEKRKKLTPATYEDFLPHSNNPSFLTVRSPFNHLQNIDRSIYLDLSADGKENPSNDDGKETEPSTKEKQDKEKEKDEEDSKDETDSQKPDSSVKSSRGKGRSKAASSGAGASSSSSAGSGSDAFGSGHDGVKGGKDKEPNISEVYPRVIGLPISQRPLIPGFYKALVITDINVIKAIKDALNHKNPYIGCFLFKDPEMTGDVITSKDQVYQTGVLAQITSNLYAKDNKTGIESLTAVLYAHKRIRLDSLYPPKSDAATHVAENGEKHTKQVIEGITGEKEGDEPRKPSHKASVRKIQDKKLEPTEVLEKAEGAQLPSHQDALPDEPAQDEYLKKYPISLVGVSDVLDQKYDKNDPLINSLTASTLETLKKMATMNKQFNDELATFSASLHSDIYSCPSNLADFAAAVTAGKSNDVQEILETTDVKKRLKLSLVLLKKELANKEMQMKLDKELDDRIMKRQRTYRLAEQLKLIKEQIGTSDGRDALIKKYDNRVKKLNMPPEVKKVYAEEIDKLKTLEPMMSEYAVSKNYLDWLTQLPWGIESKDCFSVERAKNILNEDHYGLQDVKNRILEFVAVGKLANKVKGKILCFCGPPGVGKTSIGRSIAKSLNRKFYRISFGGLNDVSEIKGHRRTYVGASPGRIVQALRRSQTDNPLIMIDEIDKISTQGANNGNPAATLLELLDPEQNSKFLDNFMDVPIDLSKVLFVCTANNWETILPPILDRMEMIHIPGYTDNEKLQIAEKYLNKKIKKETGLENANINVTKPALEALVKYYCRESGVRSLKKALEKIYRKAALQLVEEIGDPAGSEAELAVMASESDKSKETNAEKENERKEEVAADLQTTSPEGKPAEKTLSANGEKPNENVSKGKEKTPEITKLIIPDDFKLDITPKNLSKYVGPPVFTSDRMYMTPPPGIVMGLAYSSMSGAAMYFETALVRSLKIAAAGKLEMTGHLGDVLKESADLAYSVAKNILSQRFPDNRFFERAYIHMNCPEGGISKDGPSAGITMTTAFLSLALNHPIPGDVAMTGEISLGGKVLPIGGLREKTLAARRCGIKTMIIPKSDLPEWDEVPEQLKEGIDVHFIDWYSEVFDLLFKDVTPEKGNNVWKEEFSKRESPLGIPGDMMQTQERPRI; encoded by the coding sequence ATGCTTagagcttcttctttgactACCCGTAGAGGGGCTAATCTTATGCTGAAGGCTGTTCCATTGATCGTCAGATCAAGCACTACCTTAGCGCTAAGGAGATATGCTTCCGGGCtatcaaattttcaaagcCGTGCCGTGCTTTCAAAGGTTCTTTCTCAGGAATCATCGCAGGGAAGACTTTCGTTTAAAGGGGGAAACTTTTTTACTCCATTTAACGCagagaagaggaagaaattaaCGCCAGCGACATACGAGGATTTTCTGCCACATTCCAATAATCCATCATTTTTGACGGTCCGGTCTCCTTTTAACCACTTGCAGAATATTGACAGGAGCATATACTTGGACCTTTCGGCTGACGGTAAGGAAAACCCTAGTAATGATGATGGCAAGGAGACAGAGCCTTCAACAAAAGAGAAAcaagacaaagaaaaagaaaaagatgaggaGGATTCCAAGGATGAAACAGACAGTCAAAAGCCAGACTCGAGTGTCAAGTCATCTCGTGGAAAGGGCAGATCAAAAGCTGCATCTTCAGGTGCAGGTGCATCATCTTCGTCATCAGCAGGATCTGGTAGTGATGCATTCGGATCAGGTCATGACGGTGTGAAAGGTGGCAAAGACAAAGAACCAAATATTTCTGAGGTTTATCCTAGGGTAATTGGCCTTCCAATTTCTCAGCGACCACTCATTCCAGGATTTTACAAAGCATTGGTGATCACTGATATTAATGTCATCAAGGCCATCAAGGATGCTCTTAACCACAAGAATCCATATATCGGTTGCTTCCTTTTCAAGGATCCAGAAATGACGGGTGATGTTATTACCTCCAAGGACCAAGTCTACCAGACAGGTGTTTTGGCCCAGATCACATCTAACCTATATGCCAAGGACAACAAGACTGGTATAGAGTCGCTAACTGCGGTCTTATATGCTCACAAACGTATAAGACTCGATAGTCTTTATCCTCCAAAGTCAGATGCTGCTACTCATGTGGCAGAAAATGGGGAGAAGCATACGAAACAGGTCATCGAAGGCATTAcaggagagaaagaaggagatgagCCAAGAAAACCATCGCACAAAGCGTCAGTGagaaaaattcaagataAGAAATTGGAGCCAACTGAGGTCTTGGAGAAGGCGGAGGGAGCACAACTTCCTTCACATCAGGATGCTTTGCCAGACGAACCAGCACAGGATGAGTACTTAAAGAAGTACCCAATTAGTCTAGTGGGTGTCTCGGATGTTCTTGATCAGAAATATGATAAGAATGATCCATTGATCAACTCTTTAACTGCTTCAACATTGGAGacattaaagaaaatggcAACAATGAACAAACAATTCAATGATGAGCTTGCCACATTTAGCGCTTCCCTACACAGCGACATCTACAGCTGTCCTTCTAATCTTGCCGAttttgctgctgctgtcACTGCAGGAAAATCAAATGATGTTCAGGAAATTTTAGAGACTACCGATGTTAAGAAGAGATTAAAATTATCCTTGGttttgttgaagaaagagctGGCAAATAAGGAAATGCAAATGAAATTGGATAAGGAACTTGATGACAGGATTATGAAAAGGCAGAGAACTTATCGCTTGGCCGAGCAACTGAAACTAATTAAGGAGCAAATCGGTACTAGTGATGGTCGGGATGCTCTCATTAAGAAATACGATAACAGGGTTAAGAAGTTGAACATGCCACCAGAAGTGAAGAAGGTTTATGCTGAAGAAATCGATAAGTTGAAGACCTTAGAACCTATGATGTCTGAATATGCTGTCAGCAAAAATTACTTAGACTGGCTTACCCAGCTACCATGGGGTATAGAGTCAAAAGACTGCTTCAGTGTTGAAAGGGCAAAGAACATTTTAAATGAAGATCATTATGGCTTACAGGATGTTAAAAACCGTATTCTTGAATTTGTCGCTGTCGGAAAACTTGCAAACAAGGTTAAAGGTAAGATTTTGTGCTTCTGTGGTCCACCTGGTGTTGGTAAGACTTCCATCGGTCGGTCCATTGCAAAATCTTTAAACAGAAAGTTTTACAGAATCTCCTTTGGTGGTTTGAATGATGTGTCTGAGATTAAAGGTCATCGTAGAACATATGTTGGTGCATCACCAGGTAGGATTGTTCAAGCTCTTAGGAGGTCACAAACAGATAATCCTTTGATCATGATTGATGAGATCGATAAGATAAGTACACAAGGTGCAAACAATGGCAATCCTGCTGCGACATTACTTGAATTACTTGACCCCGAGCAGAACAGCAAATTCTTGGACAATTTTATGGACGTCCCTATTGATCTATCGAAGGTTTTGTTTGTCTGTACTGCAAACAACTGGGAGACAATTTTGCCACCAATTCTGGATCGTATGGAGATGATTCACATTCCCGGATACACCGATAACGAAAAACTTCAGATTGCAGAGAAATACTTGAATAAGAAGattaaaaaggaaaccGGATTGGAGAATGCCAATATCAACGTGACAAAACCCGCTTTAGAGGCATTAGTTAAGTATTATTGTCGAGAAAGTGGTGTTAGAAGTCTCAAAAAGGCCTTAGAGAAGATATATAGAAAGGCAGCCTTGCAATTGGTTGAAGAAATTGGTGATCCGGCTGGATCTGAGGCAGAACTAGCAGTGATGGCTTCGGAATCAGATAAAAGCAAAGAGACTAATGCTGAAAAGGAGAACGAAAGGAAGGAGGAGGTTGCTGCAGATTTGCAGACAACATCTCCTGAAGGAAAACCTGCCGAAAAAACATTGAGTGCAAATGGAGAGAAACCAAACGAAAATGTCAGTAAGGGCAAGGAAAAAACACCAGAAATTACGAAATTGATTATTCCGGATGACTTTAAATTGGATATTACACCAAAGAATCTTTCGAAATATGTTGGACCACCGGTTTTCACATCTGACAGGATGTATATGACACCACCTCCTGGTATAGTCATGGGATTAGCATACTCGAGTATGAGCGGAGCTGCAATGTACTTTGAGACGGCACTGGTTCGTTCTCTTAAGATAGCTGCTGCTGGGAAGTTGGAAATGACAGGACACTTGGGTGATGTTCTCAAAGAATCGGCAGATCTCGCTTATTCTGTGGCAAAGAACATCTTGTCTCAGAGATTCCCAGATAACAGGTTCTTTGAGAGGGCATACATTCACATGAATTGTCCTGAAGGAGGAATCAGTAAAGACGGTCCTTCAGCAGGTATTACAATGACTACAGCGTTCCTTTCTTTGGCATTGAACCATCCAATTCCAGGTGATGTGGCCATGACGGGTGAGATATCTTTGGGAGGAAAAGTTTTACCAATTGGTGGATTAAGGGAGAAGACATTAGCTGCTAGAAGATGCGGAATTAAAACTATGATCATTCCTAAGAGCGATTTACCAGAGTGGGACGAGGTTCCAGAACAACTTAAAGAAGGAATAGATGTTCACTTCATCGACTGGTATTCAGAGGTGTTCGATTTACTATTTAAGGACGTTACTccagaaaaaggaaacaatGTTTGGAAGGAAGAGTTTAGCAAGAGGGAGAGTCCTTTGGGAATACCTGGTGATATGATGCAAACGCAAGAAAGACCACGGATTTAA
- a CDS encoding uncharacterized protein (BUSCO:EOG09264V3H) gives MVVLAGSICTRGGKPLLSRQFRELSKDRVTSLLSNFPTLLSKSTKTQFTSVEDEFVRYVYQPLEEFYTITSIVGTIDEREIFDNCFEIINAFDEIVNLGYKENLTLSQIVTFLEMESHEEKIQEIIERNKELEAAEERKRKATEIFLSKTAADIRNKEMLRKANTSSFGDGPTLLGQQDYQQANYPRQAALVPQQEEPKPLGGSHFRQAVPRRGGLQLGKKKKIPSSGFGLGGSEPLISGASSGRPSTEVRGISSSPAVEPEHKKKAAVPNKGILVIANEKVGAQITRDGTISSADIKGDLQIRINDSKYSHAKLQLSVNELDGTKTQFKTHPNIDGPAFRASHEIKMKNSGKAFPSNDQTLGVLRWKSVPNAKNSDENVLLPLMITTWVNNNNDGTITLTFEYEKNKSSILEQLAIIIPTSNATIDSSDNDNVTLDYADEGLHVNLTGIAENPEGSFAITCKDVDDEEALFPMEVSFDITKQLDNGERGGLVGVNEVENTESGESLPFDSYYKLTSEGFYII, from the exons ATGGTGGTTTTAGCAGGCTCTATTTGTACAAGGGGAGGAAAACCTCTTCTTTCAAGACAGTTCAGAGAGCTTTCGAAAGATCGCGTTACATCTTTATTGTCAAACTTTCCAACCCTTTTATCGAAATCAACTAAAACGCAGTTCACGAGTGTCGAGGATGAATTCGTCAGATATGTTTACCAGCCTTTAGAGGAATTTTAC ACAATTACATCGATTGTGGGTACAATTGATGAGAGAGAGATTTTTGACAATTGTTTTGAGATTATCAACGCGTTTGATGAGATTGTCAATTTAGGatacaaagaaaatttgaCACTTTCTCAAATTGTGACATTCTTGGAGATGGAATCTCACGAAGAAAAGATTCAGGAAATTATCGAGAGAAACAAAGAATTGGAGGCAGCCGAGGAAAGAAAGCGTAAAGCTACTGAGATATTTTTGTCCAAGACTGCTGCTGATATTCGTAACAAAGAGATGCtgagaaaagcaaatacTAGCTCTTTTGGAGATGGTCCAACATTACTTGGTCAACAGGACTATCAGCAAGCAAACTATCCTCGTCAAGCAGCTTTGGTTCCTCAGCAGGAAGAGCCAAAGCCCTTAGGAGGAAGTCATTTCAGACAGGCAGTTCCGAGACGGGGTGGCTTACAACTTGgtaagaaaaagaagattccAAGCTCTGGATTTGGTTTAGGGGGTAGCGAGCCATTAATTTCAGGTGCATCATCCGGTAGACCATCAACTGAAGTGAGAGGTATATCTTCTTCGCCGGCCGTTGAACCGGAGCACAAAAAGAAGGCTGCAGTTCCAAATAAAGGAATTTTGGTCATTGCGAACGAGAAGGTTGGAGCACAGATTACCAGAGATGGCACAATTTCGTCGGCTGACATTAAAGGTGATCTTCAGATTAGAATAAATGACAGCAAATATTCACATGCTAAGTTACAATTATCTGTGAACGAGTTGGATGGTACAAAGACTCAATTTAAAACTCACCCTAACATTGATGGACCGGCATTTAGGGCATCTCATGAGattaaaatgaagaattcaGGAAAAGCATTCCCAAGTAACGACCAGACATTAGGCGTTCTACGGTGGAAGAGTGTGCCTAATGCTAAGAATAGTGACGAGAATGTTCTGCTTCCTTTAATGATTACCACCTGGGTCAACAATAACAACGATGGTACGATTACCCTCACATTTGAGTACGAGAAGAATAAATCAAGCATTCTTGAGCAGTTGGCGATAATAATACCAACATCGAATGCGACAATTGATTCAAGTGACAATGATAATGTTACTTTAGATTACGCAGATGAGGGTCTTCATGTTAATCTTACAGGAATCGCAGAAAACCCAGAGGGTTCGTTTGCAATTACATGTAAGGATGTAGATGACGAAGAGGCATTATTCCCCATGGAGGTTAGCTTTGATATTACAAAGCAGCTTGACAATGGGGAAAGAGGGGGACTTGTCGGTGTCAACGAGGTTGAGAATACGGAAAGTGGAGAGTCTCTGCCTTTTGATAGTTACTACAAGTTGACAAGCGAAGGATTTTACATAATTTAA